One part of the Treponema peruense genome encodes these proteins:
- the eda gene encoding bifunctional 4-hydroxy-2-oxoglutarate aldolase/2-dehydro-3-deoxy-phosphogluconate aldolase encodes MFGQIYAKIKDAKIIPVVKTDIPQNAVNLAGALLQGGINAIEITFRTTQGEEDLEKIAECIKAVRTAHPAMLIGAGTVINPRLAELAQKAGADFIVAPGFNEQTVDWCISRDVPIIPGVNSPTLVEAALAKNLTVLKFFPADISGGTKMLKSLAGPFPQVKFIPTGGINETNTAEYLSCPNVLAVGGSWMVKEDLVKTNSWDKISELAEKAVNSASAPAPKTNGSKIKNALYLIPVTLGETELDRVIPPYNRQIIAGIKHFIVENIRSARRFLVQAVKGIDIDALTFYELNEHTDLTTISGYLDPLQKQKLPMGVISEAGCPAVADPGAIVVEQAHKKNLQVIPLAGPSSMIMSVMASGFNGQSFAFNGYLPVKNQERAAKIRQLEGRAWKEKQTQLFIEAPYRNLKMLETLAQTCRPDTKICIAAGMTTEQEFIAAHTAAEWKKLPAPPINKVPAIFLIYGK; translated from the coding sequence ATGTTCGGGCAGATATACGCAAAAATAAAAGACGCAAAAATAATTCCGGTAGTAAAAACAGACATTCCACAAAATGCCGTAAATCTTGCAGGTGCTCTTCTCCAGGGCGGAATAAATGCAATTGAAATAACATTCCGCACAACGCAGGGAGAAGAAGACCTCGAAAAAATAGCTGAATGCATAAAAGCCGTCAGAACAGCACACCCAGCGATGCTCATTGGCGCCGGAACCGTAATCAACCCCCGCCTTGCCGAACTTGCCCAAAAAGCAGGAGCCGACTTTATCGTAGCGCCGGGATTCAATGAACAAACCGTGGACTGGTGTATTTCCCGCGACGTACCAATAATTCCCGGCGTTAACAGCCCCACTCTGGTAGAAGCCGCGCTCGCAAAAAATCTTACCGTATTAAAATTCTTTCCCGCAGACATCAGCGGTGGTACAAAAATGCTCAAATCCCTCGCGGGTCCTTTTCCGCAGGTAAAATTCATTCCAACCGGCGGCATAAATGAAACCAACACGGCGGAATACCTTTCCTGCCCCAACGTACTTGCTGTCGGCGGAAGCTGGATGGTAAAAGAAGATCTTGTAAAAACAAACAGCTGGGACAAAATATCGGAACTTGCAGAAAAAGCCGTAAATTCCGCCTCTGCACCGGCTCCAAAAACTAACGGTTCCAAAATAAAAAATGCACTTTATCTGATTCCGGTAACACTTGGAGAAACAGAATTGGACCGCGTAATTCCGCCCTACAACCGCCAGATTATCGCGGGAATAAAACACTTTATTGTAGAAAATATACGCTCAGCACGCAGATTTTTAGTTCAGGCTGTAAAAGGAATAGACATAGACGCGCTCACATTTTATGAACTGAATGAACACACAGATCTTACCACTATAAGCGGTTACCTGGACCCGCTGCAAAAACAAAAACTTCCTATGGGTGTCATTTCAGAAGCAGGATGTCCGGCAGTAGCAGACCCTGGCGCAATCGTAGTTGAACAGGCACACAAAAAAAATCTGCAGGTAATACCGCTCGCAGGCCCTTCATCAATGATAATGTCAGTAATGGCAAGCGGTTTTAACGGACAAAGTTTTGCCTTTAACGGGTACCTTCCAGTAAAAAACCAGGAACGTGCAGCAAAAATCCGTCAGCTTGAAGGCCGCGCATGGAAAGAAAAACAAACACAACTGTTTATAGAAGCACCGTACCGCAATCTTAAAATGCTCGAAACACTTGCACAGACCTGCCGCCCCGACACAAAAATATGCATTGCCGCCGGAATGACAACAGAACAAGAATTCATTGCCGCACATACCGCCGCCGAATGGAAAAAACTCCCCGCCCCGCCAATAAACAAAGTCCCGGCCATCTTCCTCATATACGGAAAATAA
- a CDS encoding YcgN family cysteine cluster protein encodes MTWDFYKNKSLFEMSDEEWEALCDGCGKCCYRKFIEGRGKNSKLFFTRIACNFLDLKTGLCSEYENRFKLNKECTHLTKKNVKEFSWLPETCAYRLLYENKPLPQWHPLVSGNKNSVREAGICIEDAVHEKDAGDWEDYIL; translated from the coding sequence ATGACTTGGGATTTTTACAAAAATAAATCGCTTTTTGAGATGAGCGATGAAGAATGGGAAGCTCTTTGTGACGGCTGCGGAAAATGTTGCTATAGGAAATTTATTGAAGGCCGCGGAAAAAATTCAAAATTGTTTTTTACGCGGATTGCCTGCAACTTTCTTGACCTTAAGACAGGGCTTTGTAGCGAATATGAAAATCGGTTTAAGCTGAACAAAGAATGTACGCATCTTACAAAAAAGAATGTAAAGGAATTTTCATGGCTTCCAGAAACCTGTGCGTACCGGCTTTTGTATGAAAACAAACCTTTGCCACAGTGGCATCCTCTGGTGTCGGGGAATAAGAATTCTGTCAGGGAAGCGGGTATTTGTATTGAAGACGCAGTTCACGAGAAAGATGCCGGCGACTGGGAAGATTATATTCTGTAG